One stretch of Rosistilla oblonga DNA includes these proteins:
- a CDS encoding DUF2179 domain-containing protein, with protein sequence MIESFSVPLASAALIFVLRLVDVSLGALRISMLFRGRRTLAGMFGFFEALTWLIAASLVLGNLDSPIKFIAFASGYAAGTMLGSTVESWLAIGDALVRIVTPSGTPELSQLMRDAGYYVTTVDARGRDGDVQVNLSVIPRKMVPSLMSMIHRINPQAFITYEETTPLRLATTAALSVRK encoded by the coding sequence GTGATCGAAAGTTTCAGCGTGCCGCTAGCCAGTGCCGCACTGATCTTTGTTTTGCGCCTGGTCGATGTTTCCCTGGGAGCCTTGCGTATCTCGATGCTGTTTCGCGGTCGCCGCACTCTGGCGGGGATGTTTGGCTTTTTTGAAGCACTCACCTGGCTGATCGCCGCTTCGTTGGTGTTGGGGAATCTCGACAGCCCGATCAAGTTCATCGCCTTTGCCAGCGGATACGCTGCCGGGACGATGCTTGGCAGCACCGTGGAGAGTTGGTTGGCGATCGGCGATGCGTTGGTCCGAATCGTGACTCCGTCGGGGACTCCCGAACTGTCGCAACTGATGCGCGACGCGGGCTATTACGTGACGACCGTCGACGCTCGCGGACGCGATGGCGACGTGCAAGTCAATCTGAGCGTCATCCCGCGGAAAATGGTCCCCAGCCTGATGTCGATGATCCACCGGATCAATCCGCAAGCGTTTATCACCTACGAAGAAACGACGCCGCTGCGGTTGGCGACCACCGCGGCGCTGAGCGTTCGGAAATAG
- a CDS encoding PQQ-binding-like beta-propeller repeat protein: MRLMLLATAISFSFAISTSRADNWGHWRGPDGNGAAANASPPTQWSDTENVKWKVAIPGKGSGSPVVWENQVFVVTAAPAANAPAETLDFLLMCFDRANGKLLWQQTATTARPHQGTHATNGFASASPCTDGQHVYAHFGSRGLYCYTMDGQLVWKRDDLGKMNTRLGFGEGSSPVLAGNKIIVPWDHEGPSALMALDKLTGQTIWNVAREEPSGWATPLIVQHDGQKQVVMNGDGYARSYDLETGEELWRCGGQTMRPGASAVAADGMIYVASGFRGAYLGAFTPDGKGDIEGTRKVVWSLGRNTPDIASPLLSSGRLYFYKGRSGLLSCLDAKTGEPHYAASRIAGINSTYASPVAAGGYVFLSGRSGRIVVIKDSPELEIVATNAMNETVDATPAPIDNELFIRGERHLFCIAN; encoded by the coding sequence ATGCGTTTGATGCTCCTCGCAACGGCCATCAGCTTCTCTTTTGCCATCTCCACGTCTCGGGCTGACAATTGGGGACATTGGCGCGGACCCGATGGGAATGGTGCCGCGGCCAACGCGTCGCCGCCGACGCAGTGGAGCGACACGGAGAACGTGAAATGGAAAGTCGCGATTCCAGGCAAAGGCTCGGGATCGCCTGTCGTTTGGGAGAACCAAGTCTTTGTCGTCACGGCAGCTCCCGCGGCGAACGCTCCCGCCGAGACGCTCGACTTTCTGCTGATGTGCTTTGATCGGGCCAACGGCAAACTGTTGTGGCAGCAGACAGCGACCACCGCCCGTCCGCATCAAGGGACTCACGCGACCAACGGCTTTGCGTCGGCATCTCCCTGCACCGACGGCCAACATGTCTACGCCCACTTCGGATCGCGCGGGCTCTATTGCTACACGATGGACGGCCAACTGGTCTGGAAACGCGACGACCTTGGCAAGATGAACACTCGACTTGGTTTTGGCGAAGGGAGTTCCCCCGTCCTGGCCGGTAACAAGATCATCGTCCCCTGGGATCATGAAGGCCCTTCGGCGCTGATGGCGTTGGATAAGTTGACCGGGCAGACGATCTGGAACGTCGCACGCGAGGAGCCATCCGGTTGGGCGACTCCACTGATCGTCCAGCACGACGGGCAAAAGCAAGTCGTCATGAACGGCGACGGGTATGCTCGCAGCTACGATCTGGAGACGGGGGAAGAACTGTGGCGTTGCGGCGGGCAAACGATGCGTCCCGGTGCATCGGCGGTCGCGGCGGACGGCATGATCTACGTCGCCAGCGGTTTTCGCGGCGCGTATCTCGGCGCCTTCACCCCCGACGGCAAAGGAGATATCGAAGGGACAAGGAAGGTGGTCTGGTCGCTCGGCCGCAACACGCCCGACATCGCCTCGCCGCTGCTCTCCTCGGGACGGCTGTACTTCTACAAAGGCAGGTCGGGGTTGTTGAGTTGCCTGGACGCGAAGACGGGCGAGCCGCACTACGCAGCTTCGCGGATCGCCGGGATCAACAGCACCTACGCCTCCCCCGTGGCTGCTGGCGGGTACGTCTTCTTGAGCGGCCGCAGCGGCAGGATTGTGGTGATTAAGGATTCGCCGGAACTGGAGATCGTGGCGACCAATGCGATGAACGAAACCGTCGACGCGACTCCCGCGCCGATCGACAACGAACTGTTCATCCGCGGCGAGCGGCATCTGTTCTGCATCGCCAATTGA
- a CDS encoding helix-turn-helix domain-containing protein, protein MNLVELAQRIRAFRLERRLTLDEVASRAGLTPGWLSKVENFRITPSLPALAKIAEALGVSTADLVAGLDNKPALVLVRANERKLVERDRSRENTTVYEALAHKRPNRAMDPFLLTIPPGVAREKSLAHDGEEFLMVQQGTIEFEFDDQCEVLRQGDAVYFDSSVPHRIINSYKRPAVVLCVFHGPSGTAAT, encoded by the coding sequence ATGAATCTTGTCGAACTCGCCCAACGAATCCGCGCCTTTCGATTAGAGCGTCGCTTGACGCTCGATGAAGTCGCATCGCGCGCTGGTCTGACGCCGGGCTGGCTTTCCAAAGTCGAGAACTTTCGGATCACGCCGTCGCTTCCCGCCCTGGCGAAGATCGCCGAAGCGCTCGGTGTTTCGACGGCGGACCTGGTCGCTGGTCTGGACAATAAACCGGCGTTGGTTTTGGTTCGCGCGAACGAACGCAAGCTGGTCGAGCGGGACCGCAGTCGCGAGAACACCACGGTCTACGAAGCGTTAGCTCACAAGCGGCCCAACCGGGCGATGGATCCTTTCCTGCTGACGATCCCGCCGGGCGTGGCTCGCGAAAAATCGCTCGCTCACGATGGAGAAGAGTTCCTGATGGTGCAGCAGGGGACGATCGAGTTCGAATTCGACGACCAGTGCGAAGTGCTTCGCCAAGGCGACGCTGTCTACTTCGACAGCAGCGTTCCGCATCGGATCATCAACTCCTACAAGCGACCGGCTGTCGTGTTGTGCGTCTTCCACGGCCCATCGGGCACCGCGGCGACCTGA
- a CDS encoding phosphonoacetaldehyde reductase has translation MTDQNDSVFLEPGDLAKVAQIVQDLAAKRIMMVVDRAAYDASGAAAVLQPILDALEVSWFSDFELNPKLADVQRGVDQARAFDPELVIALGGGTAIDLGKLISSLSHQDASPREIVTGQASIERAGTPLLAIPTTSGTGSEATHFAVAYVGHDKYSIADRSLLPRYTIVDAQLTYSLPATITAATGLDAFCQAIESIWAVGSTDESIGYAVAAGRFALQHLVATTHRPTPADRLGMCRAAHLAGRAINISKTTASHALSYPLTSLHEIPHGIAVAMTLSPMLAYNAQVSDLDCTDPRGAEAVRRRIAIIVELLEAADVADACQRIEAFFAELGCPASLAEAGICDEQALRQIVDSVNTQRLSNNPRSASPETLLQLLKGNLAENEA, from the coding sequence ATGACCGATCAGAACGACTCTGTTTTCTTAGAACCAGGCGATCTCGCCAAAGTAGCGCAGATCGTCCAAGACCTGGCTGCCAAGCGGATCATGATGGTCGTCGATCGGGCGGCCTACGACGCGAGCGGCGCCGCCGCGGTGTTGCAGCCGATTCTGGATGCTCTCGAAGTTTCTTGGTTCTCCGATTTTGAGTTGAATCCGAAACTTGCCGACGTTCAACGCGGCGTCGATCAAGCGCGAGCGTTTGATCCCGAGCTGGTGATTGCGTTGGGAGGAGGAACGGCGATCGATCTGGGCAAATTGATCAGTTCGCTTTCCCATCAAGACGCATCGCCTCGCGAGATCGTGACCGGGCAGGCGTCGATCGAACGTGCCGGGACGCCGCTGCTGGCAATTCCAACCACCTCGGGGACCGGCAGCGAAGCGACTCATTTTGCTGTCGCCTACGTCGGGCACGATAAATATTCGATCGCGGACCGGTCGCTGTTGCCTCGTTACACGATCGTCGATGCTCAGCTGACCTACAGCCTGCCGGCGACAATCACCGCAGCGACGGGGCTGGATGCGTTTTGCCAAGCGATCGAATCGATCTGGGCCGTGGGATCGACCGACGAATCGATTGGTTATGCCGTCGCCGCGGGCCGATTTGCGTTGCAACACCTTGTCGCCACGACTCACCGTCCCACGCCAGCAGATCGATTGGGGATGTGTCGCGCCGCGCATCTGGCGGGCCGCGCGATCAACATCAGCAAGACGACTGCTTCGCACGCCCTTTCGTATCCGTTGACCTCGCTGCACGAAATTCCGCATGGGATCGCCGTCGCGATGACGCTCAGCCCAATGCTGGCCTATAACGCTCAAGTCTCCGATTTGGACTGCACCGACCCGCGTGGTGCCGAAGCGGTCCGACGACGAATCGCGATCATCGTCGAACTGCTGGAAGCTGCCGATGTCGCCGACGCTTGCCAGCGGATCGAAGCCTTTTTTGCGGAACTCGGCTGCCCGGCGTCCCTTGCCGAAGCTGGCATTTGCGACGAGCAGGCGCTGCGACAGATCGTCGACAGCGTCAACACGCAACGGCTGTCCAATAACCCGCGCAGCGCAAGCCCCGAAACATTGCTGCAGTTGCTCAAAGGCAACCTCGCGGAAAACGAAGCCTAA
- the phnX gene encoding phosphonoacetaldehyde hydrolase translates to MNNETANPIRLVVFDWAGTTIDFGSQAPAAAFTSVFAARGIEVSGDESRAPMGLNKREHLIAMLRQPEIAKRWRDVYQKDWTDDDIDAMYHEFVPLQLKAIEQFAQLVPQLTETVQQLRDRNLQIAGTTGYFRAAAEAVAERAAAAGFAPDTNICADDVPQGRPAPWMIYRAMERLGVYPPAAVVKVGDTVADIQSGLSAGCWSIGVCDSSSLTGLSVEQFAALTEDQRSDQLAQTAAAFRAAGSHAVIDSIADLPALIDTINERSLEYPQVIDPVSATL, encoded by the coding sequence ATGAACAACGAAACGGCAAATCCGATTCGCCTGGTCGTCTTCGACTGGGCCGGCACCACCATCGACTTTGGCTCCCAAGCCCCCGCGGCCGCCTTCACCAGCGTCTTCGCCGCTCGGGGAATCGAAGTCAGCGGCGATGAATCGCGCGCTCCGATGGGGCTGAATAAACGCGAGCATCTGATCGCGATGCTGCGTCAACCGGAGATCGCGAAGCGATGGCGAGATGTCTATCAAAAGGATTGGACCGACGACGATATCGATGCGATGTATCACGAGTTTGTGCCGTTGCAGCTGAAGGCGATCGAGCAGTTTGCCCAGTTGGTGCCACAGCTGACCGAGACGGTTCAACAATTGCGCGACCGCAACCTGCAGATCGCGGGAACGACAGGATACTTCCGCGCGGCAGCCGAAGCGGTTGCCGAACGCGCCGCCGCGGCTGGTTTTGCCCCCGACACCAACATCTGCGCCGATGACGTTCCCCAGGGCCGCCCCGCCCCTTGGATGATCTATCGCGCGATGGAACGCTTGGGCGTCTATCCGCCAGCCGCTGTCGTCAAAGTGGGCGATACGGTCGCCGACATCCAGTCCGGCCTATCCGCCGGTTGCTGGTCGATCGGAGTCTGCGACAGCAGCAGTCTGACCGGACTTTCGGTCGAGCAATTCGCTGCGTTGACCGAAGATCAACGCAGCGATCAGCTGGCTCAAACCGCTGCGGCGTTTCGAGCTGCCGGTAGCCATGCGGTGATCGATTCGATCGCCGACCTGCCCGCGTTGATCGATACGATCAACGAACGCTCGCTGGAGTATCCGCAAGTCATCGATCCCGTCTCTGCCACGCTCTGA
- a CDS encoding alkaline phosphatase D family protein: protein MSALNRPASVETLADRIALFASTRVWRVALLVALIAAIQPAARANDVVGPIVGAVESTTAHLLYRPAAAEKRMRLTLLSETGDVIKTVDANSEQANDYVAKFAVAGLQPGTTYRYKIEELTENSNRQSKSVALVEADEKHEFTTATLARDDNRVSVGFVSCVDIEPNGMWADMRNLGIDTLCLMGDTPYIDTADLKVVRDRHRKFMQMDDLAALARSTPVVGTWDDHDFGLNNGNGLNMQTGKPATRRGFVEYRAHSQYGNGGEGVYHKVDLGMIEVFLLDPRYFSQTEPSPVDPSQPTCFGKQQWEWLLEGLRQSKAPFKVLAMGAIWQDKKNRETDDMFTYWYERDALLDFVKQQKIGGVVLLGGDIHVARHLRHPQRVGYDLHDFVISPGHTRVITELDVYHPSLEWSLVEGWQFLTLTASGKGDDRKLVAQFRQPDGIVNREVVIDLESATPITTEENGDTESLSRELRAYWSFDGDLSNASVLGDRIDASAKNGAAVVADAGIRGGAVQLKRSQQQFLNVPRSFLDETSTAHTVSAWFRSDSLPAHGSSERQFLFESTAEGAPDGQRAWHLSLGLRTGENPDQVNLQVHTVTLQPAAKPEAAPQAIAQTPFGAMLDRDQLKGQWNHVALTFDGQRMQMFFNGQIAIDQPLPIPGPAAEFGGLILGGHRAGVGRNFDGAIDEVAIWQRVLSAAELQSLYGNGKPAKIGQ, encoded by the coding sequence ATGTCTGCACTGAATCGTCCCGCATCTGTTGAAACGCTCGCCGACCGCATCGCACTTTTCGCGTCTACCAGAGTATGGCGCGTCGCGCTGTTGGTCGCTCTGATCGCCGCGATCCAACCGGCGGCCCGCGCCAACGATGTCGTGGGGCCTATCGTCGGTGCGGTCGAATCGACGACGGCGCATCTTTTGTATCGTCCCGCGGCAGCGGAAAAGCGGATGCGGTTGACGCTCCTTTCCGAAACGGGCGACGTGATCAAGACGGTCGATGCGAACAGCGAACAGGCGAACGACTACGTCGCCAAGTTTGCCGTGGCGGGACTGCAGCCCGGCACAACGTATCGCTATAAGATTGAAGAACTGACGGAAAATTCAAATCGCCAATCGAAATCAGTCGCGTTGGTGGAGGCCGATGAAAAGCATGAGTTCACAACCGCCACGCTGGCACGCGACGACAACCGCGTGAGTGTCGGATTTGTCTCGTGCGTCGATATCGAACCCAACGGGATGTGGGCCGACATGCGGAACCTGGGGATCGATACGCTCTGCCTGATGGGCGACACGCCCTACATCGATACCGCCGATCTAAAGGTCGTACGCGACCGACATCGCAAGTTCATGCAGATGGATGACCTGGCCGCCCTCGCCCGATCGACTCCGGTCGTCGGCACCTGGGACGATCACGACTTTGGCTTGAACAACGGCAACGGATTGAACATGCAAACGGGAAAGCCGGCCACGCGTCGCGGCTTTGTCGAATACCGCGCCCACTCGCAATACGGCAACGGCGGCGAAGGGGTTTATCACAAGGTCGACCTCGGAATGATCGAGGTCTTCCTGCTGGATCCGCGTTACTTTTCGCAGACCGAACCGTCGCCGGTCGATCCAAGCCAACCGACTTGTTTTGGCAAACAGCAGTGGGAATGGCTGTTGGAAGGCCTGCGGCAATCGAAGGCGCCGTTCAAGGTGCTGGCGATGGGAGCGATCTGGCAGGACAAGAAGAACCGCGAAACCGACGACATGTTCACCTATTGGTACGAACGCGACGCGCTGTTGGATTTTGTCAAACAGCAGAAGATCGGGGGCGTCGTGTTGTTGGGAGGGGACATTCACGTCGCGCGACATCTACGGCATCCGCAACGCGTCGGTTACGATCTGCACGACTTTGTGATCTCGCCCGGGCACACCCGCGTGATCACGGAACTGGACGTCTATCACCCGTCGCTGGAATGGTCGCTTGTCGAAGGCTGGCAGTTCTTGACGCTGACTGCTTCGGGAAAGGGAGACGATCGCAAACTGGTAGCTCAGTTTCGTCAGCCCGACGGAATCGTGAACCGCGAGGTCGTCATCGATCTCGAATCGGCAACGCCAATCACAACCGAAGAGAATGGCGACACGGAATCTCTGTCGCGTGAATTGCGAGCGTATTGGAGCTTCGACGGCGACCTCTCCAATGCGTCGGTCTTGGGAGATCGAATCGATGCGTCGGCGAAAAATGGAGCTGCCGTCGTCGCGGATGCTGGAATCCGCGGCGGTGCGGTTCAACTGAAGCGTTCGCAGCAACAGTTCCTCAACGTCCCTCGCAGCTTCCTCGACGAGACCTCCACCGCTCACACCGTCTCGGCTTGGTTCCGATCCGACAGCCTGCCGGCTCACGGTTCTTCAGAGCGTCAGTTTCTCTTTGAGAGCACCGCCGAAGGGGCTCCCGACGGCCAGCGCGCCTGGCACTTGTCGCTCGGTTTGCGAACGGGCGAAAATCCAGATCAGGTCAATTTGCAAGTCCATACTGTGACGCTGCAGCCGGCGGCCAAGCCCGAAGCCGCTCCGCAAGCGATCGCGCAAACGCCGTTTGGCGCGATGCTCGACCGCGACCAACTGAAAGGCCAATGGAATCATGTCGCTTTGACGTTTGATGGCCAACGGATGCAGATGTTCTTCAACGGACAAATCGCGATCGATCAACCGCTCCCCATCCCCGGGCCGGCAGCCGAATTCGGCGGCTTGATCCTCGGCGGACACCGCGCCGGCGTGGGCCGCAATTTTGATGGCGCGATCGATGAGGTGGCGATCTGGCAACGGGTCCTCTCAGCAGCTGAACTGCAATCGCTGTACGGGAACGGCAAACCGGCCAAGATCGGCCAATAG
- a CDS encoding 3-keto-disaccharide hydrolase: MRRIGPMAFATLVMLSLTIGIHSAQSTANAAAPEGFTPLFNGTDLSGWKGLVGNPKTRAAMSADELAAAQKEADQLMRDHWSVEDGVLKFDGKGKSLCTDKDYGDFEMYVDWKILEGGDSGIYLRGSPQIQIWDTEFENYFRHGAENGSGALWNNQKNPRFPLAKADKPVGQWNRFYIRMVGERVTVKLNDTLVFDDVVMENIWDRGLPIYPRGQIELQNHGNTLYFRDISIREIPTEEANEILAAREPSDLFTPIFNGKDLTGWKGKLDEHEVIDGAIVCKPGKAGTIFTEKEYSDFVALFEFKLPPGGNHGLTLRYPGTGAPHLDGLELQILDDEDPKYAKLDPRQYHGSVYGLAAPHRGYLRPTGEWNFQKVTMVGSNVKVELNGTTILETDLSTIKESKDGEVPPGAKRKSGHFGLCGHNDQVAIRNLQIRELPGEPATPPSRDIAISPTDGPIKLFNGRNLEGFYTWIRDTAYADPRKIFTVKDGMIHITGDGWGGLITNDYYRDYHLIVEFKWGERTWSTRKDRARDSGVLLHCWGPDGGYAKTWMASIEAQIIEGGVGDILVLTGTDPETGQVLPTSLSAEITKDRDGEKIWKKGGEMTSLSRGRVNWLKRDVDWADKVDFRGKDDVESPFGEWTRMEVIADGDHLIYKVNGVVINEAFDASPSFGKLLLQTELAEMFVRRYELWPLGKAPNDELKQ; the protein is encoded by the coding sequence ATGAGACGAATAGGTCCGATGGCCTTCGCAACCCTTGTCATGCTGTCGCTGACAATTGGAATCCATTCAGCCCAATCGACCGCCAACGCGGCGGCTCCCGAAGGCTTTACGCCTCTGTTCAACGGCACCGATCTGTCGGGCTGGAAGGGTTTGGTTGGGAACCCCAAGACGCGAGCGGCGATGAGCGCCGACGAACTGGCCGCGGCTCAAAAGGAAGCTGACCAACTGATGCGCGACCACTGGTCGGTCGAAGATGGCGTGCTGAAGTTCGACGGTAAGGGGAAGAGCCTGTGCACCGATAAGGACTACGGCGATTTCGAAATGTACGTCGACTGGAAGATTTTGGAGGGAGGCGACAGCGGGATCTATCTGCGTGGCAGCCCCCAGATCCAGATCTGGGACACCGAGTTTGAGAACTATTTCCGCCACGGTGCCGAAAACGGTTCGGGTGCGTTGTGGAACAACCAAAAGAACCCACGTTTCCCGCTAGCCAAAGCAGACAAGCCGGTTGGCCAATGGAACAGGTTCTACATCCGCATGGTCGGCGAACGCGTGACCGTCAAGCTGAATGACACGCTGGTCTTCGACGACGTCGTGATGGAAAACATCTGGGACCGCGGCCTGCCGATCTACCCTCGCGGCCAGATCGAACTGCAGAACCATGGCAACACGCTCTACTTCCGCGACATCTCGATCCGCGAGATCCCGACCGAAGAAGCCAACGAGATCCTGGCAGCTCGCGAGCCATCCGACTTGTTCACGCCGATCTTCAATGGCAAAGACCTGACCGGATGGAAAGGTAAGTTGGACGAGCACGAAGTCATCGACGGCGCGATCGTCTGCAAGCCAGGCAAAGCGGGAACGATCTTCACCGAAAAAGAATACTCCGACTTCGTCGCTCTATTCGAATTCAAACTGCCACCGGGCGGAAACCATGGCCTGACCCTGCGTTATCCGGGCACCGGAGCGCCGCACTTGGACGGCTTGGAACTGCAGATCCTCGACGACGAAGATCCTAAATACGCCAAGCTCGACCCACGCCAATACCACGGTTCGGTCTACGGCCTGGCCGCCCCTCACCGCGGTTACCTGCGTCCGACCGGCGAATGGAACTTCCAAAAGGTGACGATGGTTGGTTCGAATGTCAAAGTCGAACTCAACGGAACGACGATCCTGGAAACCGACCTGTCGACGATCAAAGAATCGAAGGATGGCGAAGTGCCTCCGGGAGCCAAGCGTAAGAGCGGCCACTTCGGTCTGTGCGGCCACAACGATCAGGTTGCGATTCGCAACTTGCAGATCCGCGAACTGCCAGGCGAACCAGCGACGCCGCCTAGCCGCGACATCGCGATCAGCCCAACCGATGGCCCGATCAAGCTGTTCAACGGTCGCAACCTGGAAGGTTTTTACACCTGGATCCGCGACACTGCCTACGCCGATCCTCGCAAGATCTTCACCGTCAAGGATGGCATGATCCACATCACGGGCGATGGCTGGGGTGGACTGATCACCAACGATTATTACCGCGATTACCACTTGATCGTCGAATTCAAATGGGGCGAGCGAACCTGGAGCACCCGTAAGGACCGTGCTCGCGACAGCGGCGTTCTGCTGCACTGCTGGGGTCCCGATGGCGGATATGCCAAGACCTGGATGGCATCGATCGAAGCCCAGATCATCGAAGGAGGCGTCGGCGATATCTTGGTTCTCACGGGAACCGATCCCGAGACCGGGCAGGTCCTGCCGACTTCGTTGAGCGCTGAGATCACCAAGGATCGCGACGGCGAGAAGATCTGGAAGAAGGGTGGCGAGATGACCTCGCTTTCCCGCGGCCGCGTCAACTGGCTGAAACGTGATGTCGATTGGGCCGACAAGGTCGACTTCCGCGGCAAAGACGACGTCGAAAGTCCGTTCGGTGAATGGACTCGGATGGAAGTCATCGCCGATGGAGATCACTTGATCTACAAAGTCAACGGCGTTGTCATCAACGAAGCCTTCGACGCTTCGCCAAGCTTCGGCAAGCTGCTGTTGCAAACCGAGTTGGCCGAGATGTTTGTCCGCCGCTACGAACTGTGGCCACTGGGCAAAGCTCCCAACGACGAGCTGAAGCAATAA
- a CDS encoding DUF1501 domain-containing protein produces MTMLPKTRRQFLQSTGMGVGSLALQWMLAQETATAKPPVLKATPHNDLLPRQTHFQPRARAMISLFQHGGPSHMDLTDPKPELTKYDGTEYSGDIHFSFVNDASKKLLGSPFKFKAHGQCGMELSELLPHTAGVADELCLIRSMHTGANGHEVSIRYFHGGIPAVLGRPTFGSWLTYALGSETQDLPAFMVLADPGGHPVDGATNWSNGFMPSMFQGTVLRPKEPRILNLQPPSHLAGDYQRQNLDFLQELNRQHLDAHPGESDLEARIASYELAARMQTAATEALDISQETAATHKMYGLDNPKSREYGTRCLLARRLVERGVRFVQLFHSGQPWDNHSNLKGGLTSVCEKTDQPTAALVADLRQRGMLDSTLVHWGGEIGRLPVTQGQGAADKAGRDHNGQGFSIWMAGGGVRGGMTFGKTDEFGHHAVENIVTPNDFQATVMHLFGLDHEQVVFPHRNQQQIVTAHRPARVVKEVIA; encoded by the coding sequence ATGACTATGCTTCCCAAAACACGACGGCAATTTTTGCAGAGCACCGGCATGGGCGTCGGTTCGCTGGCGCTGCAGTGGATGCTGGCTCAAGAGACCGCGACGGCCAAGCCGCCGGTGCTGAAGGCGACGCCGCACAACGATCTGTTGCCGCGGCAAACGCACTTCCAGCCGCGGGCTCGGGCGATGATCTCGCTGTTCCAACACGGCGGCCCGTCGCACATGGATCTGACCGATCCCAAGCCGGAGCTGACCAAATACGACGGCACCGAATACTCGGGCGATATCCATTTTTCGTTTGTCAACGACGCCAGCAAAAAACTGCTCGGCAGCCCGTTCAAGTTTAAGGCGCATGGCCAATGCGGGATGGAGCTGTCCGAATTGCTGCCGCACACCGCGGGCGTGGCCGATGAACTGTGCCTGATCCGCAGTATGCATACCGGTGCCAATGGGCACGAGGTTTCGATCCGCTATTTCCACGGCGGCATCCCCGCGGTTTTGGGGCGGCCGACGTTTGGTTCGTGGCTGACCTACGCCCTGGGCTCCGAAACGCAAGACCTTCCCGCGTTCATGGTCCTCGCCGATCCCGGCGGCCATCCCGTCGACGGGGCAACGAACTGGAGCAACGGTTTTATGCCGTCGATGTTCCAGGGAACGGTCCTGCGACCTAAGGAGCCGCGGATCCTCAACCTGCAGCCGCCATCGCATCTGGCTGGAGACTACCAACGTCAGAACCTCGACTTCTTGCAAGAACTGAATCGCCAGCATCTGGACGCGCATCCGGGCGAATCGGATCTCGAAGCCCGGATCGCCAGCTACGAACTTGCCGCCCGGATGCAAACCGCCGCGACCGAAGCATTGGACATCTCGCAGGAGACCGCCGCGACGCACAAGATGTACGGCTTGGATAATCCCAAGTCGCGCGAATACGGCACGCGGTGCCTGTTGGCTCGGCGGCTTGTCGAACGAGGCGTCCGGTTTGTGCAGCTGTTCCACAGCGGCCAGCCTTGGGACAATCACAGCAATCTCAAAGGCGGCCTGACCTCGGTCTGCGAGAAGACCGATCAACCGACCGCCGCGTTGGTCGCCGACCTTCGCCAACGCGGAATGCTCGACAGCACCCTGGTCCACTGGGGCGGCGAGATCGGCCGGCTGCCCGTGACGCAGGGGCAAGGAGCCGCGGACAAAGCGGGCCGCGATCACAACGGCCAGGGCTTTAGCATCTGGATGGCCGGTGGCGGTGTCCGCGGCGGGATGACGTTTGGCAAGACCGATGAGTTTGGTCATCACGCGGTCGAAAACATCGTCACGCCGAACGACTTCCAAGCGACCGTGATGCATCTGTTTGGGCTCGATCACGAACAAGTCGTCTTCCCCCACCGCAACCAGCAACAGATCGTCACCGCTCATCGGCCAGCCCGAGTCGTCAAAGAAGTGATCGCATAA